Proteins encoded together in one Roseibacterium elongatum DSM 19469 window:
- a CDS encoding MarR family winged helix-turn-helix transcriptional regulator, translated as MKDQAQSLLFDLCDYLPFQMSVISGRVFQQVMEDAGLQVPEWRIMMALPANQPCSSQDLCILTAMDAARVSRAQRRLEELQMISVIRDTDDRRRLVVRLSDKGSDEVTRLRILARDAESLFLDALGPEDRAQLKTAIGELFDQL; from the coding sequence GTGAAGGATCAAGCCCAATCCCTGCTTTTCGACCTCTGCGACTACCTGCCTTTTCAGATGTCTGTCATCTCGGGCCGCGTTTTCCAGCAAGTCATGGAAGACGCAGGACTGCAGGTACCCGAATGGCGGATCATGATGGCCCTGCCAGCGAACCAACCCTGTTCATCGCAGGATCTGTGCATTCTGACGGCGATGGATGCTGCGCGGGTCAGCCGTGCCCAGCGCCGGTTGGAGGAATTGCAGATGATCTCGGTGATTCGGGATACCGATGATCGCCGGAGGCTGGTCGTGCGCCTGTCCGACAAGGGCAGTGACGAGGTCACGCGGCTGCGCATTCTGGCCCGCGACGCCGAGAGCCTGTTCTTAGACGCGCTCGGCCCCGAGGATCGCGCACAGCTGAAAACCGCCATCGGCGAATTGTTCGATCAACTCTGA
- a CDS encoding alpha/beta hydrolase: protein MQITDWDDAYQNGAYIADADRLVAGWAERADTFRTDHAGQELRYGKDSRQFLDLFRPDRALRGLTVIVHGGYWHKFEGRAFSHLAAGPLAAGQAVAVVTYTLAPEARIADITQEVRRAIILAAQKVPDVPLYLTGHSAGGHLVSRMACRGVLPEDVAARLAHVMSISGVHDLRPLLRTEMNAILRIDAQAAADESPALQTPIDGVRLTCVVGAQERPEFLRQNDLLANIWTGLGADTRAVHIPDTNHFTVIAGLERPDGTLTRLLLDQS, encoded by the coding sequence ATGCAGATCACCGATTGGGACGATGCCTATCAGAACGGCGCCTATATCGCGGATGCGGATCGCCTCGTGGCCGGTTGGGCCGAGCGCGCGGATACCTTTCGCACCGATCACGCTGGCCAGGAACTGCGATATGGGAAGGATTCGCGCCAGTTTCTCGATCTTTTTCGACCCGATCGCGCCTTGCGGGGTCTGACGGTCATCGTGCATGGCGGCTATTGGCACAAGTTTGAGGGGCGCGCGTTCTCGCATCTTGCGGCCGGTCCGTTGGCCGCCGGTCAGGCGGTGGCCGTCGTCACCTACACTCTGGCCCCCGAGGCCCGGATCGCCGACATCACGCAAGAGGTGCGTCGCGCCATCATTCTGGCGGCGCAAAAGGTGCCGGACGTGCCGCTGTACCTGACCGGTCATTCCGCCGGGGGCCACCTTGTCAGTCGGATGGCCTGTCGCGGGGTTTTGCCCGAAGATGTCGCCGCGCGTCTGGCCCATGTGATGTCGATCTCGGGCGTCCACGACCTGCGGCCGCTGCTGCGGACAGAGATGAATGCGATCCTGCGGATCGACGCGCAAGCGGCGGCAGACGAAAGCCCCGCCTTGCAGACGCCGATCGACGGGGTGCGTCTGACTTGTGTGGTGGGGGCGCAGGAACGACCCGAGTTTCTGCGTCAGAACGATTTGCTGGCGAATATCTGGACAGGCCTCGGGGCTGATACCCGCGCGGTCCACATCCCCGACACCAACCATTTCACGGTCATCGCCGGCCTCGAACGGCCAGATGGCACGCTGACGCGCCTGCTGCTCGATCAGAGTTGA
- a CDS encoding hydantoinase B/oxoprolinase family protein, giving the protein MSKWQFWVDRGGTFTDLVGRRPDGTLVTTKLLSENPEHYADAAVEGIRRLMAGSDAPIEAVKMGTTVATNALLERKGARVLLLVTEGFRDLLRIGTQARPRLFDLNVRLPELLYEDVAEIPERLDAAGDPLTPLDEDAVRDALTRAHATGIRSVAIAYLHSYLNPAHEARTADIAREVGFTQITPSHEASRLIKLVGRGDTAVVDAYLSPILRRYVDQVADALDLGRGGCEHLFFMQSNGGLTDARLFQGRDAILSGPAGGVVGMVRTGQAAGFDKLIGFDMGGTSTDVCHFAGKYERSFETEVAGVRMRAPMMHIHTVAAGGGSILSYRDGRLQVGPESAGADPGPACYRRGGPLTVTDCNVMLGKLSPAHFPAVFGPKADQPLDAAVVHEKFAALAAEIGEGRSPEDVAEGFLRIAVENMANAIKKISVQRGYDVTKYALASFGGAGGQHACLVADALGMTTVILHPYAGVLSAYGMGLADIRALRETQFDAGLDRLNHAQQRLEELAQDAAREVAAQGIAPDRIHVEQRAHLRYAGSHQSLAVPFGPKETLIEGFEAAHHGRYGFTAAGRDIVFEMLEVEAIGTTDAPDAPVPDATQAPAPLDLLSVHLSGETLQTPLYARDALPVGARISGPAVVSEDTGTTMIEPGWQGRIDALGNMILERREKKETERALGTEADPVMLEVFNNLFMNIAEQMGATLQNTAYSVNIKERLDFSCALFDATGNLVANAPHVPVHLGSMSDAVRTVARLNAGAIVPGDAFMLNAPFNGGTHLPDVTVITPVFDTDDTTILFWVGSRGHHADIGGKTPGSAPPDSTRIEEEGVVIDNFKLVEAGRFRAEDTRALLASGRYPCRNIDDNMADLEAQIAANATGMREVRSMIDTFGLETVLAYMRHVQDNAEASVRRVIGSLKDGSCTYPLDDGSAIHVKITVDQGAGRAVIDFTGTSPQHRNNYNAPKAIATAAVLYVFRTLVGRDIPLNEGCLKPLRTVLPEGSMINPVHPAAVIAGNTEVSQAITECLYGALGVIAGSQGTMNNFVWGNDRIQNYETIAGGAGAGPGFDGASCVQVHMTNTRATDPEVLETRFPVRVERMAHRRGSGGAGAWRGGEGMHRTLRFLEPMTVTILSSHRKVSVPGRAGGGDGAVGENRVLRRDGRHEDLAGNARAELQIGDAIEMLTPGGGGWGEPG; this is encoded by the coding sequence ATGAGCAAATGGCAATTCTGGGTCGATCGCGGCGGCACCTTCACCGATCTGGTCGGGCGGCGTCCGGATGGCACGCTCGTCACCACCAAATTGCTGAGCGAGAACCCCGAACACTATGCCGATGCCGCCGTCGAAGGGATCCGGCGGTTGATGGCCGGGTCGGATGCCCCGATCGAAGCGGTCAAGATGGGAACCACGGTGGCCACCAATGCCCTGCTGGAGCGTAAGGGCGCGCGCGTGCTGCTGCTCGTGACCGAAGGGTTCCGCGACCTTTTGCGGATCGGCACGCAGGCCCGGCCCCGACTGTTCGACCTGAACGTGCGGCTGCCCGAACTGCTCTATGAAGATGTCGCAGAGATCCCCGAGCGGCTGGATGCCGCGGGCGACCCTCTCACCCCGCTGGACGAAGACGCAGTGCGCGACGCGCTGACCCGCGCCCATGCGACGGGCATTCGGTCTGTCGCCATTGCCTATCTGCACTCCTATCTGAATCCGGCGCACGAGGCCCGCACCGCCGACATCGCGCGCGAGGTCGGGTTTACCCAGATCACCCCCAGTCACGAGGCCAGCCGGCTGATCAAGCTGGTGGGTCGTGGCGACACGGCGGTCGTCGACGCCTACCTGTCGCCGATCCTGCGCCGCTATGTCGATCAGGTGGCCGATGCGCTGGACCTCGGCCGGGGCGGGTGCGAGCACCTGTTCTTCATGCAATCCAACGGCGGGCTGACCGATGCGCGGCTGTTCCAGGGGCGCGACGCGATCCTGTCGGGGCCGGCGGGGGGTGTCGTGGGCATGGTGCGCACGGGCCAAGCGGCCGGATTCGACAAGCTGATCGGCTTCGACATGGGCGGCACCTCGACCGACGTGTGCCATTTCGCCGGCAAGTACGAACGCAGCTTCGAGACCGAGGTCGCCGGCGTGCGCATGCGCGCCCCGATGATGCATATCCACACGGTCGCGGCCGGGGGCGGATCTATCCTGTCCTATCGCGATGGTCGGTTGCAGGTGGGCCCCGAAAGCGCCGGCGCCGATCCCGGCCCGGCCTGTTATCGGCGTGGCGGGCCCCTGACCGTGACAGATTGCAACGTGATGCTGGGCAAGCTGTCACCCGCGCATTTCCCCGCCGTGTTCGGGCCAAAGGCCGATCAACCGCTCGACGCCGCCGTGGTCCACGAGAAGTTCGCAGCGCTTGCCGCCGAGATCGGCGAGGGCCGCTCTCCCGAGGATGTCGCCGAAGGGTTCTTGCGCATCGCGGTCGAGAACATGGCCAACGCCATCAAGAAAATCAGTGTGCAGCGCGGCTATGACGTGACGAAATACGCGCTGGCGAGTTTCGGCGGTGCTGGCGGACAACATGCCTGCCTTGTGGCCGATGCCCTCGGGATGACGACCGTGATCCTGCACCCCTATGCCGGGGTCCTGTCCGCCTATGGAATGGGATTGGCCGATATCCGCGCGCTGCGCGAGACACAGTTCGACGCAGGGCTGGATCGTCTCAATCATGCACAACAGAGACTGGAGGAGCTGGCGCAGGACGCAGCGCGCGAAGTGGCGGCACAAGGGATCGCGCCCGACCGCATCCATGTCGAGCAGCGGGCGCATTTGCGCTATGCAGGCTCGCACCAATCGCTGGCCGTGCCGTTCGGCCCGAAAGAGACCCTGATCGAGGGCTTCGAGGCGGCGCATCATGGGCGATACGGGTTCACCGCAGCCGGACGCGACATCGTGTTCGAAATGCTCGAAGTCGAAGCCATTGGAACAACCGACGCGCCAGATGCCCCCGTGCCCGACGCCACCCAAGCGCCAGCGCCCTTGGATTTGTTGTCGGTTCATCTGTCTGGCGAAACCCTGCAGACGCCCCTCTACGCCCGCGACGCACTGCCAGTGGGGGCAAGAATATCGGGGCCTGCTGTCGTCAGCGAAGACACCGGCACGACCATGATCGAGCCCGGCTGGCAGGGTCGCATCGACGCGCTGGGGAACATGATCCTGGAGCGCAGGGAAAAGAAAGAAACCGAACGCGCCTTGGGAACCGAGGCCGACCCCGTGATGCTGGAGGTGTTCAATAACCTGTTCATGAATATCGCCGAGCAGATGGGCGCGACGCTGCAAAACACGGCCTATTCCGTGAACATCAAGGAACGGCTCGATTTCTCGTGCGCGCTGTTCGATGCGACCGGCAATCTGGTTGCGAACGCGCCGCATGTTCCCGTGCATCTGGGCTCGATGTCGGATGCGGTGCGCACGGTCGCGCGCCTGAACGCCGGCGCGATCGTGCCCGGTGATGCCTTCATGCTGAATGCGCCGTTCAACGGCGGCACCCACCTGCCCGATGTGACGGTCATAACGCCCGTGTTCGACACGGATGACACAACGATCCTGTTCTGGGTCGGCAGCCGTGGCCACCACGCCGATATCGGGGGCAAAACCCCCGGCTCCGCCCCACCCGATTCCACCCGGATCGAGGAAGAAGGCGTCGTGATCGACAATTTCAAGCTGGTCGAGGCGGGCCGCTTTCGTGCCGAAGACACTCGCGCGCTACTGGCCTCGGGGCGGTATCCGTGCCGCAATATCGACGATAACATGGCCGATCTCGAGGCGCAGATCGCCGCCAATGCCACCGGCATGCGCGAGGTACGGTCGATGATCGATACCTTTGGGTTAGAGACTGTTCTGGCCTATATGCGCCATGTGCAAGACAATGCCGAGGCCAGCGTGCGCCGCGTGATCGGATCGCTCAAGGATGGCAGTTGCACCTATCCGCTGGATGATGGCAGCGCGATCCATGTGAAGATCACCGTGGATCAGGGCGCAGGGCGCGCGGTGATCGATTTCACGGGAACCTCGCCTCAGCATCGCAATAACTACAATGCGCCCAAGGCCATTGCGACGGCGGCGGTGCTGTATGTGTTCCGTACGCTTGTGGGGCGCGACATCCCGCTCAACGAGGGGTGTCTGAAACCTCTGCGGACCGTCCTGCCCGAAGGCAGCATGATCAACCCCGTCCACCCCGCCGCCGTGATCGCCGGCAATACCGAGGTCAGCCAGGCCATCACCGAATGCCTGTATGGCGCGCTGGGCGTGATCGCCGGCAGCCAGGGCACGATGAACAACTTCGTCTGGGGCAACGACCGCATCCAGAATTACGAAACCATCGCGGGCGGCGCCGGGGCCGGGCCGGGTTTTGACGGGGCGTCCTGCGTACAGGTCCATATGACCAACACCCGCGCGACCGATCCCGAGGTGTTGGAAACACGGTTCCCCGTGCGGGTCGAGCGCATGGCGCATCGGCGTGGATCGGGCGGCGCGGGCGCCTGGCGGGGCGGCGAGGGGATGCACCGAACCCTTCGGTTTCTTGAACCGATGACCGTCACCATCCTGTCGTCGCATCGCAAGGTATCCGTGCCGGGCCGGGCGGGCGGCGGCGATGGGGCCGTCGGGGAAAACCGTGTCCTGCGGCGCGATGGGCGGCACGAGGACCTTGCCGGGAACGCGCGGGCCGAGCTGCAGATCGGCGACGCGATCGAGATGCTGACACCCGGCGGCGGTGGCTGGGGCGAACCCGGCTGA
- a CDS encoding TonB-dependent receptor plug domain-containing protein — protein MTKRLAMTAVCALVAANPALAQETLFQLDEIIFSAGLTEIEEDRTGVTVDVLTTEDLRYAGDIQLSNTLATVPGLSVSQNGPVGTATTVRIRGLDSDYIPVFLNGIDVTDPSSAQMGFDFGVLTGAAATRVEILRGSQGAIYGSEAIGGVVNITTDLAPEDLGTEVTISLEAGSYETYLASLGIGARFERGTLSFSATELVTEGFSAADENDGNSEEDGHQSTTLMLTGEYDATDALTLGFSAFYIDSFSEIDGFPAPAFTLADTQDEQEDERYGLRAYANFDAFGIEHEIAASGSRTERYYPGGFTEDFRGDRVTLSYLGTASVRQADTLTFGIDVTEEDFEAGADSGDVETAAVFAEYVAAFGSDFDLSTSLRYDEHSIFGGQATGRIAAAWRPAEGTVVRGSIATGFRAPSLFELYSGFFGNPDLEPEQSRSIELGIEREFGDLTLGATVFYTEIDDLIRFSGGGYNQVPGTSTTQGVELTADYMLSDAVTAFANYTYTEAEDQTGARLRRVPRHDTTLGIAGEFGPNWSGSFSLQNVADRVDPAPMDDYVLANGQIGYGITEEAEIYLRIENIFDEEYQTATGYGTSDRAFYIGLRSRF, from the coding sequence ATGACGAAACGATTGGCCATGACGGCCGTCTGCGCGCTGGTTGCCGCGAATCCGGCGCTGGCGCAGGAAACCCTTTTCCAACTGGACGAGATCATCTTCTCGGCCGGCCTGACCGAGATCGAGGAAGACCGCACCGGCGTGACGGTCGATGTGCTGACGACCGAGGACTTGCGTTATGCCGGCGACATCCAGTTGTCGAACACGCTGGCGACGGTTCCGGGCCTGAGCGTCAGCCAGAACGGCCCGGTCGGCACCGCGACCACGGTGCGGATCCGGGGCCTCGATAGCGACTACATTCCCGTTTTCCTGAACGGCATCGACGTGACCGATCCGTCCTCGGCCCAGATGGGTTTCGATTTCGGCGTTCTCACGGGCGCAGCGGCCACGCGCGTCGAGATCCTCCGTGGCTCTCAGGGGGCGATCTATGGATCCGAGGCCATCGGCGGGGTGGTGAACATCACCACCGATCTCGCGCCCGAGGACCTCGGGACCGAGGTGACCATCAGCCTCGAGGCCGGCAGCTACGAGACGTATCTGGCAAGCCTCGGCATCGGGGCGCGCTTCGAACGCGGGACGCTGTCCTTCTCGGCGACCGAGCTTGTGACCGAAGGATTCTCGGCGGCCGACGAGAATGATGGCAATTCCGAAGAGGATGGTCACCAGTCCACCACCCTGATGCTGACGGGTGAATACGACGCCACCGACGCGCTGACACTGGGGTTCAGCGCCTTCTACATCGACAGCTTCAGCGAGATCGACGGGTTCCCCGCCCCGGCCTTCACGCTGGCGGACACGCAAGACGAGCAGGAAGACGAACGCTATGGCCTGCGCGCCTATGCCAATTTCGATGCGTTTGGCATCGAGCATGAAATCGCGGCCAGCGGGTCGCGCACCGAGCGGTATTATCCCGGCGGCTTCACCGAGGACTTTCGCGGCGACCGCGTGACCCTGTCCTATCTCGGCACGGCCAGCGTGCGCCAGGCCGATACGCTGACATTCGGCATCGATGTGACCGAGGAAGACTTCGAAGCCGGTGCTGATTCGGGCGATGTCGAGACGGCTGCGGTTTTTGCCGAATATGTCGCGGCGTTCGGCAGCGATTTCGACCTCTCGACCTCGCTGCGCTATGACGAACACTCCATTTTCGGCGGGCAGGCCACGGGCCGGATCGCGGCGGCTTGGCGCCCTGCCGAAGGCACGGTGGTGCGCGGATCGATCGCAACGGGGTTTCGCGCGCCGTCTCTGTTCGAGCTGTATTCCGGGTTCTTCGGCAATCCTGACCTCGAACCGGAACAGAGCCGCAGCATCGAGTTGGGCATCGAGCGGGAATTCGGTGACCTGACGCTGGGCGCGACCGTGTTCTACACCGAAATCGACGACCTGATCAGGTTCTCTGGCGGCGGCTATAACCAGGTACCTGGCACCAGCACGACGCAGGGCGTCGAACTGACCGCCGATTACATGCTGAGCGATGCGGTGACAGCCTTCGCCAACTACACCTACACCGAGGCCGAGGATCAGACGGGGGCACGCCTGCGGCGGGTGCCGCGCCACGATACCACGCTGGGGATCGCGGGCGAGTTCGGGCCCAATTGGTCGGGCAGCTTCAGCCTGCAAAATGTCGCGGATCGCGTCGATCCGGCCCCGATGGACGACTATGTTCTCGCCAATGGACAGATCGGCTACGGTATCACCGAAGAGGCCGAGATCTACCTGCGGATCGAGAACATCTTTGACGAAGAGTATCAGACCGCAACCGGCTACGGCACCAGCGACAGGGCATTCTACATTGGCCTGCGCTCGCGCTTCTGA
- a CDS encoding ABC transporter substrate-binding protein translates to MNLCTDQFAMLLAAPGQLISVSAIATDPLISPMSDRAAGYPRNHGGAEEIYLLNPDLVLAGVYSDPATVAMLRNLGIRVEQIQVAQSLIDIPDRLREVAGHLDQMDRAESLIATFETNLARLTAEPGGPRAAFYYPNGYTVGTETLSHDILTTAGFTHIADELGRSASGRLALELLAIAQPDLVIGSTPYAGASRSEEILRHPALQALIAAGRGTVSGPDWVCGTPHVIDALVDLTVIRRAMEGGE, encoded by the coding sequence ATGAACCTGTGCACCGATCAGTTCGCCATGCTGCTGGCCGCGCCGGGGCAACTGATCTCGGTCAGCGCGATCGCGACCGACCCGCTGATCTCGCCCATGTCGGATCGGGCGGCGGGCTATCCGCGCAACCATGGCGGCGCCGAGGAAATCTATCTTCTGAACCCCGATCTGGTCTTGGCCGGTGTCTATTCCGACCCCGCCACGGTCGCCATGCTGCGCAATCTCGGCATCCGGGTCGAACAGATCCAGGTCGCGCAAAGCCTGATCGACATTCCCGACCGCCTGCGAGAGGTGGCCGGCCATCTAGATCAGATGGACCGGGCCGAGAGCCTGATCGCCACTTTCGAGACGAATCTGGCCCGATTGACCGCAGAACCGGGCGGCCCGCGTGCCGCCTTCTATTATCCCAACGGATATACCGTCGGCACCGAGACGCTGTCGCATGACATTCTGACCACTGCGGGCTTTACCCATATCGCCGACGAGTTGGGGCGCAGCGCCTCGGGGCGTCTGGCGCTGGAGCTTCTGGCGATTGCCCAACCCGACCTCGTGATCGGCAGTACCCCCTATGCCGGGGCGTCCCGCTCGGAGGAGATCCTGCGCCATCCGGCGCTACAGGCCCTGATTGCCGCTGGCCGGGGTACGGTGAGCGGCCCCGACTGGGTCTGTGGCACGCCCCATGTCATCGATGCGCTGGTCGATCTGACCGTGATCCGCCGCGCGATGGAGGGCGGGGAATGA
- a CDS encoding FecCD family ABC transporter permease produces MTHSALISALMALVAVLFVLSLLIGPAGFGPGDSLRALVAGQGDAVTLVMREIRLPRAILAVMVGVSLGLSGAALQGYLRNPLAEPGLIGVSGSAALGAVIALQTGFAALFALALPFAALTGAMVAVLLILLLAGPRGGSITLILAGIAISALAGALTSLALNLSPNPFAVSETVFWMLGSLADRSFAHVWIALPFMAVGWVLLALTGRGLDALTLGEDAAQALGINLRRLRLMLVVGTAASVGAATAVAGAIGFVGLVVPHLLRPLVGARPGRLLSASALGGAAMVLTADIAVRLVLPERDLKLGVLMAIIGAPLFLHLIYKTRRRMA; encoded by the coding sequence ATGACGCACTCTGCCCTGATTTCGGCGCTCATGGCCCTGGTCGCGGTCCTGTTCGTGCTGTCGCTGCTGATCGGTCCGGCGGGGTTCGGGCCGGGCGACTCGCTCAGGGCGCTTGTCGCGGGACAAGGCGACGCCGTGACCCTCGTGATGCGCGAAATCCGCCTGCCGCGCGCCATTCTGGCGGTGATGGTGGGCGTCTCGCTGGGCCTGTCTGGGGCCGCGCTTCAGGGATATCTTCGCAACCCGCTGGCCGAACCGGGGCTGATCGGCGTGTCGGGCTCGGCCGCACTGGGCGCGGTGATCGCGCTGCAAACCGGATTTGCGGCGTTATTTGCGCTCGCCCTGCCCTTTGCGGCGCTGACCGGGGCGATGGTCGCGGTTCTGCTCATCCTGCTGCTGGCCGGGCCACGGGGCGGGTCGATCACCCTGATCCTCGCCGGGATCGCGATTTCCGCGCTGGCCGGGGCCTTGACCTCGCTGGCGCTGAACCTCTCCCCCAACCCCTTCGCCGTCAGTGAAACGGTCTTCTGGATGCTGGGCTCGCTGGCCGACCGGTCGTTTGCGCATGTCTGGATCGCCCTGCCCTTCATGGCGGTGGGCTGGGTGCTGTTGGCCCTGACGGGACGCGGGCTGGACGCCCTGACCCTTGGCGAGGACGCCGCGCAAGCGCTCGGCATCAACCTGCGCCGCCTGCGCCTGATGCTGGTCGTCGGCACGGCCGCTAGTGTCGGCGCGGCCACCGCCGTGGCGGGCGCCATCGGCTTCGTTGGCCTTGTGGTGCCGCATCTGCTGCGCCCGCTGGTCGGCGCACGGCCCGGCCGCCTGCTGTCGGCCTCGGCCCTCGGGGGGGCGGCCATGGTGCTGACGGCCGACATCGCGGTGCGCCTTGTCCTGCCGGAGAGGGACCTCAAACTGGGGGTTCTGATGGCGATCATCGGCGCGCCGCTCTTCCTGCACCTGATCTACAAGACACGGCGGAGAATGGCATGA
- a CDS encoding ABC transporter ATP-binding protein: MTLLALDQLTVKRGPCPVVNGVSLSVDRGEVVGLIGPNGAGKTTLFRGALGLISHSGTSSLAQLSPADRARAAAWMPQAREIAWPIAVETLVMLGRVPHLAGGQRPSERDHAAVAEAIADMGLVGFETRPATDLSGGEQARVLIARTLAQDCPLIVADEPIAGLDPAHQIATMDLFARIARQGKSVLVSLHDLGLAARHCSRLILMHQGRIVADGTPRIVLTPKNLHDVFGISAHLTEGPDGMIFQPLEVLR, encoded by the coding sequence ATGACCCTTCTCGCGCTAGACCAACTGACGGTGAAACGCGGGCCCTGCCCGGTGGTCAATGGGGTCAGCCTGTCGGTCGATCGTGGCGAGGTGGTGGGGTTGATCGGCCCGAACGGTGCCGGGAAAACGACCCTGTTCCGGGGCGCCTTGGGCCTGATTTCCCATTCCGGAACCTCGTCGCTTGCGCAGCTGTCGCCAGCCGATCGCGCCCGCGCCGCCGCCTGGATGCCGCAAGCCCGCGAAATCGCATGGCCCATCGCGGTCGAAACCCTCGTCATGCTGGGGCGTGTCCCCCATCTGGCCGGGGGCCAGAGACCCAGCGAACGCGATCATGCCGCGGTGGCCGAGGCCATCGCCGATATGGGGCTGGTCGGGTTCGAAACCCGCCCCGCCACCGATCTGTCCGGCGGCGAACAGGCGCGTGTGCTGATCGCGCGCACACTGGCGCAGGATTGTCCGCTGATCGTGGCGGACGAACCGATTGCCGGGCTGGACCCGGCGCATCAGATCGCCACGATGGACCTGTTTGCCCGGATCGCGAGACAGGGGAAATCCGTCCTCGTATCACTGCACGATCTGGGCTTGGCGGCGCGCCATTGTTCGCGGCTGATCCTGATGCATCAGGGCCGGATCGTGGCCGATGGGACGCCGCGCATCGTTCTGACGCCGAAGAACCTGCACGACGTCTTTGGCATTTCCGCGCATCTGACCGAGGGGCCCGATGGCATGATTTTTCAGCCGCTCGAGGTGTTGCGATGA
- a CDS encoding adenosylcobinamide amidohydrolase, with the protein MISVRLDRPWLTATLARAMRCLSWAPHNPGLVRARHILWREVRNADLTRDFDAISWLSTEMQARNSGGDIGMLTSRDIGRYCLEHADSGLTQASCLATVGLGNAERVGHRRPVVPQPCGTVNLLAATDAPLSDVAMFEALSIVTQARTAAILDHGPELKTGRATGTGTDCIVLACPEGDIAHAGLHTEVGEALGRAVYAAVARGVRDWMETEALQGQLETRSG; encoded by the coding sequence ATGATCTCGGTCCGGCTCGACCGCCCGTGGCTGACCGCCACGCTCGCGCGTGCCATGCGCTGCCTGAGCTGGGCCCCGCACAACCCCGGTCTGGTCCGCGCCCGGCACATCCTGTGGCGCGAGGTGCGCAACGCCGATCTGACCCGTGATTTCGACGCGATCTCATGGCTGTCCACCGAGATGCAGGCCAGGAACTCGGGCGGCGATATCGGCATGCTGACCTCGCGCGATATCGGGCGTTATTGTCTCGAACATGCGGATTCGGGCCTGACACAGGCCAGTTGCCTCGCCACTGTCGGGCTTGGCAATGCCGAACGGGTCGGGCACAGGCGGCCGGTCGTGCCACAGCCTTGCGGAACGGTGAACCTGCTGGCCGCAACCGATGCGCCGCTGTCGGATGTCGCGATGTTCGAAGCGTTGTCGATCGTCACACAGGCCCGCACCGCGGCCATCCTCGACCACGGCCCCGAGTTGAAGACAGGCCGGGCCACCGGAACCGGAACCGATTGTATCGTTCTGGCCTGTCCCGAGGGTGACATTGCCCATGCCGGCCTGCATACCGAGGTGGGCGAGGCCCTCGGACGCGCTGTGTACGCGGCCGTCGCGCGCGGTGTGCGCGACTGGATGGAGACCGAAGCCCTGCAGGGGCAGCTAGAGACGCGGAGTGGCTGA
- a CDS encoding MotA/TolQ/ExbB proton channel family protein: MTDLIANGGVVLWIIAALSVATVALILWKLWRLSLSGAWSGERITADAIALWQSGRATDALARLDGRRAVRARLAHAAMAACSDASLTEAAAREETARQARALLGQMRMGLRPLDLIVTIAPLLGLLGTVLGMIAAFQALQEAGIQADPATLAGGIWEALLTTAAGMGVAIPASMALTWFDAVADRIQAEMEDDATRIFIRGPHAAVS, translated from the coding sequence ATGACCGACCTGATCGCAAATGGTGGCGTCGTCTTGTGGATCATTGCCGCGCTGTCGGTTGCGACGGTGGCATTGATCCTCTGGAAACTCTGGCGGCTGTCCCTGTCGGGGGCCTGGTCGGGCGAACGGATCACGGCCGACGCCATCGCCCTGTGGCAGTCTGGCCGGGCGACCGATGCCCTGGCCCGTCTGGACGGGCGGCGCGCTGTGCGGGCACGGCTGGCCCACGCCGCAATGGCCGCCTGCAGCGACGCAAGCCTCACCGAGGCAGCCGCGCGCGAGGAAACCGCCCGTCAGGCCCGCGCCCTGCTGGGGCAGATGCGCATGGGCCTGCGCCCGCTGGATCTGATCGTGACGATTGCGCCCCTGCTGGGGCTGCTGGGCACGGTGCTTGGCATGATCGCCGCGTTTCAGGCCCTGCAAGAGGCCGGCATTCAGGCCGACCCGGCAACGCTGGCCGGCGGTATCTGGGAGGCCCTTCTGACCACAGCGGCCGGCATGGGCGTTGCCATCCCGGCCTCCATGGCGCTGACCTGGTTCGACGCGGTCGCCGATCGCATTCAGGCCGAGATGGAGGATGACGCCACCCGCATCTTCATCCGCGGCCCGCACGCGGCTGTGTCATGA